The genomic segment attatattgtaaCATTTAATATTCAATTTTGATGAATGACCTCAAGTAATTTCTCCCTCCCCCAGAGCCACCTATAAGACAAATGTCTAGGAGTGGGGGCATTCGTCTTATAGATCGTACCCAACTATATAAAATTTCTTTAGCTATATGAGCAATCCAGACTTCTTGCAGTACAACTCTGTGTTTCGCTCATTCCATTATTTGGCGTAGGGGAAGGGAGGTATTTGCATGATTTGTTGAGGCTCTGggaatttttcaaagttttttttaaaatggggtaTAGTTTGCTTAAGCAATCTTATAATTTAAAGTTTTACAGTGCAAAGGTGCCATTTTACTCATGCACTATAAAGCTGTCACTCTATTAATATTAAAAGAAATGAGCAGAagagaaatatattttttgtgtTCCAAGATaccatgaaattaaaaaaaaaccacttggTGGGAACAAAATGCTGCTGTTGATGTTGAGAATTGCCTAAAAATAGTCCAGCAACAGAAACATTATTTGGATTAAGAATGGacattcctttccccctttttcctcaTATCACTATTTTACAAACTTTGCATAAATGCAATACTTCTTGCTTAATAACAACCACATTTATTTCAAGTCTGGTTTAATTTCAAGATGTTTTATTGACAAGTATAAATAAAATGAGGTAACCTCTCTCAACACTTTGTGAAAAACATTTTGATTTGGTGGTTAGGGTTGTAAAATCAAATTCAAAAAGCAAGGTTATCCTCCTTAGCCAAATCCTTTACTTCACGATTCTCACTTCATTTTACTATATGTGTCAGTCTTTTGTTACAAAACTTCAGAAAAAACCAATTACTATTTCAATAGCCATTTGTGTCTGTTTAGGGAAGGCCTGCCTCCCTTTCTAAGAATgaaatagactcatataattattataatacagaACATCTGTATAGACCTTTCAAGTGTTCAGAGTGTTTCATACTCCAGTTATGACCTTACAACTGTTCTATAAGAGAAGTCATTAACACTGTTCCTTCTTACTAATGCATATGGGGATTATTGCAGCTGAGAGAGTGAATGAAGAGAGATGATATTTGAACTGAGGAATCCTAATTTGTAGCTCTTAGCCACTATGCTACATCAGCTCTCAGAAAAGCAATTTAGTATATTAAATTTAACATCAATAAATGAAAGAATCTATTTGAAACCTAGAGAAAATACTGAGATACTAGGTAATATCTTTTTGCAAACTAAGTTTTGTTTCATTCACATTATCTCAAAACATTTAGCAACTACAGAACCTACTTCTGAAACAAATACATTCTgacaatatatatgtgtatatatatttattatatatatatatgtatgcatcttATAAATATACTGTATACTCAGTTATAGATTTCTGGATAATAGCTATGGTAGATATACTAGCAATATCTATATTCAAAAATACAATTCTAGGGTTCTCTAGTCTTACCACTAACAAAAGATAGAATTAAACCTGATCAGTAGAACATATTGGTAAACCAACGGTAAAATGCATCCTTAAACAGAATACTGTATAAAGTAGGCCAGTTGTTTAACTAAATACATTTTAGTTGGGTAATCAATCAATTATATCTACAAAAATTCTGCATGACATAGATATCGCAACACTATACAAACTTACTCATAAATAAACCACACTGAACTTACTTGGATATTCATTTACCTGGGAGGAGGTTGTATTCATTTCAGTGTGccttatttctgagtaaacatgcataggtTTCCAGCCTATATATTTCTTctttggaataaaaaataaatactcattttcagatgatgcaagtATGTGGCAAAACAAGGCACCAATCTGTTATATTTTAGGAAAGTGGAATGTCTCTATTAAGACAGCCTCCATGCCACACAGAGCTTTATAAATACTTGCATAAAAATAATcaacaactatttaaaaaaataaaattaacaaagGGTATCTTTTTCATCATTGAACATATATTTGTTTGATTAGACCTAATTGAGTAATCAGATAAACACTGTGCTCCTAGGATAAAGTAACAACCTCCAAAGGAAATAAAGGGGAGAAGTATTACAAACTGAATTTCACAACTGTACAAGATTGTGATGAGATGTTATGCAAAATGTATGCGGGATTTAAAAGTGGCAACATTTGTAATGGATAGAAACTGTCTCTAAAATGTTCATCGCTTTCACATGCCTTAATCCAGATTAGGAGATATGAACATGAAATCAAGTTTCCTCACATTTATAATTTCCCCATATTTATAAAGAACTGTTTACATAAAAGGATAGCATGTAAATGTGGATGAAAGATATCCACATTTGTATTTCCTTTAAAGGGAATATACAATCTAACACACATCCCCATATACATTCTGGTTCAACTGGTCTCGTGTAAACAGCTTTTAAAAGCACAACTCCAGCTGGATCAGGGTTACAAATTGTGGACGGTCTTCAGTCTTGGCAGTGGTTTATCCAACAAATTCTTACTAGAGCATCTTTGTAAAGTGTTTAGGATTGaaccacacatacatatattcattCAAAAGTCataactgtttttcttttttcttttaaacaacATTTTATATTGAGAACCTTACCACACAACAGGAGTAGAGTCAAAGAAACCTTTCATCCTAAAACCTCAATACGTGGAAAAACCTCACATAACAGGTTTATTATGTTGTTGGCTTGCCAAACAATTCTTATGGCATTCTTTCACAGTTTGCTGGTGAATGCAGTTGTATTGTCATTGCTGCTGCTTCCTTTACTGCTTGTTGGAATGTGGAGCACAGCTTTGCTTCTAAGTTATTGAGTTCTGGATTTAGAATTTCTTTCGTGAGAACCATCTGCAATTGAAAACATCCATACAAAATCTTAGACTACAAGGACTGAGTTGCTAACGTTCTaacttccctttatttctttcatTGCTACCTTtcatgttttattgtaaatgcAAGTGTCACacaaatgttttcatgttttatatttatatcttacAGCTCCTATAGGGGCATGATACATGGGCTTGGCTATTTTCAATAAAAAACATTGTGCACTTACCACGGACACCCATTTTCTTAAGAAGCAGAGTAAAAACGCACGAAAATTGATTTCACTATTATTGCTCAGAAGAATAAGAGTGTGTGTAGCCTAGGGTTTTTTTTGCTAGAGATTCCTTATCATTAACCTTCAATTTCTTTTATAGCCAAGGAGAAACATTTCTTGATCAACTGAGGGATATCCAACTCAGATTAtgtttatgcattattttatgtatttatttttatcctgtctttGTTCCAACATGGGGATTCAAAGGTGGCTAACATGAcacaatatacattaaaaacaaagcaagcGCATCTAAGTatgattataggtaaaggtaaaggttttccctgacattaagtctagttgtgtctgactctgggggtttgtgctcatctccatttctaagctgaagagccggcattgtccgtagacacctccaaggtcatgtaagtATGAGTGTACAATTTTTTTTAAGTTACATCTTTGTCCCATAAACTATACAAattgaaaatacaattaaaatagaatatatTTACAGTTACAGTTAAAAACTAGACAGCCCCCCAAATTCCACTCAGACCATCCTCAGCAGCCTGCCCCTCATCATTCCCCAAGTTTCACTCGcagctggcaggcaaagcctaaggtgcAGAGGGTGGAGTATCTGAAGGTCCTTGTGAAAGAGGCCAGACTTGGTTGGGGCCAGCTGACTTCAACAGCACCAATCATGTGACAGGGCCAGAGCGGCAGGGTATTTAAGGTCGAGCTGCCTTTTGtcattcctctttcttttctttgtgatCCACCCTCCCACCCTAAGGACAGTGCAATTATAAACTTGTCATGTAAGGGCTGGGTGGGATTTTTTCCCCCATTTAAGACTTCATTGGAGGGTTTTCCGCAAATCCCATACTGCTTTTGCTGGGTGAGGTAATAGGTTTGGAGTGGTGTCACTTAAATAGATTTCCATGGCATGGTAAAGGTGAAATGGTCTTGGCATGCACCATGGTACCCCCCTTTAGGGAGTGAAAGGTTGACTTTTGCAACAGTTACTATAAGTTTagaaggttgggtggctgacaAAGGAGGCTCCCCTTGGAGATGGAATTAGAGATCTCACTCTTGAAAAGCTCTGAGGTTTGGGAGGGCACACCCTCAGAAAGGGACAGTTCTCATAGGTTCATACAGGGAGATACATTCCTTCAAATAATTGGCccaagctgtatagggctttatattaaataataaataataataaatctttatttgtaccccaccaccatctccccagggggatttGGGGCAGCTCACAGCAGCACTATAGTGCCGCATCTGAACCACAATACACAGAATACAAgtgacaaatataaaatatataacttaAGTATAAAAGCAACATTGTACATAAAATCCAAGTATAAGAATTATAAtttttcctaaaatgcagtaaaacCTGCGTATAGGCTAATTATAACAAAGTGCAAATTGGCACAATTGGGTCATGGGGCTAGCTAGAATCACTTAGGCTCAAAGGCCTAAgtgccaacaatgtcatgcagcagctaaaaaagccaacgggattctggcctgcatcaataggggtatagcgtctagatccagggaagtcatgctacccctctattctgccttggtcagaccacacctggaatactgcgtccaattctgggcaccacagttgaagggagatgttgacaagctggaaagcgtccagaggagggcgactaaaatgattaagggtctggagaacaagccatatgaggagcggcttaaagagcttggcatgtttagcctgcagaagagaaggctgagaggagacatgatagccatgtacaaatacgtgaagggaagtcatagggaggagggagcaagcttgttttctgctgccctgcagactaggacacggaacaatggcttcaaactacaggaaaggagattccacctgaacatcaggaagaacttcctcactgtgagggctgttcgacagtggaactctctcccccgggctgtggtggaggctccttccttggaggcttttaagcagaggctggatggccatctgtcgggggtgctttgaatgcgatttcctgcttcttggcagggggttggactggatggcccatgaggtctcttccaactctactattctatgattctatgattctaaggcctgttggaagagccatgttGTTAAAATCATGAtgcactcatgtataagtcagccTTGTGTATAAGTTGAGGTCAGGTTTGagtgccaaaattatgaattttgttaTGAACCATAGATAAGACAAAGGTTATTATGTGGAGAAGGGAGTAAGCTCTTGCCCGTCACTCAGAGAGGGAGTAgtcacactgacccatggataagatgGCCCATTGCTTTTGGGTTGATTTTCTTTACTAAAGGTTCTAgacttataaatgagtatataGGACATACCACAGCCACAGACTGGCTGATAATTTTTTCAAGAGGTTTTCTTATAACACTTCAACTTTGTGGGAACACAGAAGGTTAATTAGTCACAAAGAGAAGAATATAGCTAAAATGGAGATACTTCCTGCCCTGTGACAGATCTACATTTTGGGACCCTGCATTCCTTGCTGTATTTCAGGAATGGCCTATTTCTATTGCAGCCCTTTTACCAGGCCATTTGTTATATTCTGTTTTATACTAAAGAAATCAGGCTTGTTTTCAAAGCCAAATTTACTTGAATTGCACTGGGTGAACAAATCAGGGAAACTGCTGTAACAAGTCAGATTTAATTCCAAATGCATTTCTTGTTAGACTTTAAAACCACAACCCAACTTTGTTTGGGACTGATATAAAAACTAAATACTCACTTGCTTCTAATACTTATCAAAGTTTAGCGAGCATTTAAGGATATGACACATCAAGGTAAATTATAGATTAGCATCTGAATTCCAAATAATTAAAGCAGGACCTACAAAGCTAGAGACAGGAAAAAGAAGTATACAAGAAGTATAAACAATAGGCATTATGGTAGCTGGGGCTCTGCTTAACTTCTACTATTCCATTAGAAAATTGGCAGAGACTAGTTTAAAAGGAAATAATTATAATGCCATTAAAGAGAGCTGGTACTGATGACTCATACTTATTTCTTGAAGCTACACTATAGAAACCTATTAGGCAATGGTTGATAATAACAAACACTAACAGAAGCAGATAATGGAAAGCAGTAGCAACAGGCGTTTTAGGATGAAGTCAGATAAATACCTGGCAGATGATAAATTGTATACTCAGTGTGTTTACTAGATAAATGGAAGAAACAGCACCCTCTTAGGGGCCTTCACATACTAATTCTCTGGGGGGAAAGCAGAATAGAAAACATGTCGGTTTtattatgaataaaataaataaatctgaattctGAATGTGAttgttttcttctccttccttcttttctatcTGTCTACAGAATTAGATGTGTGTAGGCAGCAGGATATGTAATCATATAATCAACCCTGGCAAAATGGGCAAAAGCTGCAGATGCCACTGTGAGAATGAGGAGGGAATGTCCTAGTATTACTCTTGGGAAGACAACTACTGTTTAGCAGCCAGAAATGTTGGGAGTAGGCATATACCAAATAACTCATAACTTACAAGGCCTTTTCAAGGGCAAAGGTCAAAAGCAAGACCAAAGAATGCTCTCACCTACGACATATGATTTTGCTGTGcattttgctgttgttgctgaaTTAACAGCTGTTGCTGTTGTCTGCGTCGTGCTGTCCTCAGTTTTTCAAAGCGAGCCTCCATCTCATCCAGCACTTTAGGAGTGTAGCGTACCACCAGCTTGACACTGTCCTTAGCAGCTTTCAGAAGCTCCACAGCTTTTTCATGATGCTCTCCTTCTACGCTCTTTGGAAAAATGAACATGTTATTTAAAATTTATTCATAGAATGATTTTTGGAGCCCTAATCTGGGTTTAGAGGCTGTCTTAGTCCTGCCTGTCCTTGAACTGTAGCATTTCTCAATCCAAGAGAGAGTGAGAAGGCATAGCAGAATTCAGGgttagaataaaaaaatattgccTGCATTGTGATAATGTAAGAAttgaataaataatataataaactttatttgtatcctgccccgtCTCTCCATAGGAGACTTGGAGAGGTTAATATCCTAAAAGGCAAGTAGTAAATTATACAACTAGTGCTGAAGTAGCAGAAAGACAAAAAGACAATCCAAGCTTCTTGTCTatcaaaagaaacaaaatgtttaaAGCAGACCTGCATTGAAATTGTGAacatgtttattgttgttgttagttgccttcaagttgactttgacttacagCAAACCTATAAATTAGAGACCAAGTTAACCTATGCTCTGCAGGCTTGCTTTGGCACGAATTTCCATTTGCTTCAATGGGACTCACTGCTAAGAGATATTCAAATGTACTCCTTAACGAATTCAACTACTATGTGAGGGGGCTGAAGGTAAGTAATTATTGGTCATGCCCCTTACAAAATGATATGATCTTTTTTCTTACTGCTTTTCACATTTCCAGGCAATAACATCTGATGCAATGAGCCCTGCTATGTCACGATACCATAAAGACTAAAGAGTAttagtatgtgtgtatacacacaccttTTAATTTGCTATACGGGTCCTGAACGTCTCGAAAAGACTACAATTTAGAAAACTCTAAATCAGTGCAAAATGATCACATACCACTCCATTGACCGAAAGCAGCTGGTCTCCGCGTTTGAGTCCTCCATGCCTCTCAGCTACTCCTCCAGGAATTATGCGAGAAATATAAATAGGAGAATTTTGTTCTTTTCCTCCCATGACATTGAACCCAAGGCCTTCATCTGTCTTTGGCAGTTCTACAACTCGAGGGTGAGAATGGCCTTCACTGGCTGCAAAAGCTGCAACGGTTGCCTAGAAGAAAATGCACTTTTTAAACACAAAGTTAGAAAAGCACTATGGATACTTTTGTTCAATTGATTCACTTCCACAATGCAACATTCTTtattaaaaaagataaataaaatatccTTTTGAATAAAGGACACTGATA from the Anolis carolinensis isolate JA03-04 chromosome 5, rAnoCar3.1.pri, whole genome shotgun sequence genome contains:
- the lin7a gene encoding protein lin-7 homolog A, yielding MATTTVVQPLSLDRDIARAIELLEKLQESGDVPGHKLQSLKKVLQSEFCTAIREVYQYMHETISVNGCPEFRARATAKATVAAFAASEGHSHPRVVELPKTDEGLGFNVMGGKEQNSPIYISRIIPGGVAERHGGLKRGDQLLSVNGVSVEGEHHEKAVELLKAAKDSVKLVVRYTPKVLDEMEARFEKLRTARRRQQQQLLIQQQQQNAQQNHMS